Proteins from one Coffea arabica cultivar ET-39 chromosome 8c, Coffea Arabica ET-39 HiFi, whole genome shotgun sequence genomic window:
- the LOC140013372 gene encoding uncharacterized protein, which yields MVYLKLQPYRQQSVEVRHSLKLASKYYGPFPVLARVGAVAYRLGLPQGSRIYPVFHISMLKKKLGGSQVVMLALPLVGPDDQIQVAPEMVLKRRAILRNHQPVSQVLIKWINLGFEEATWEDLDFIKHQFPNFHP from the coding sequence ATGGTTTATTTGAAGCTTCAACCTTACCGCCAACAGTCTGTGGAAGTTAGGCATTCCTTGAAGCTTGCCTCTAAGTATTATGGTCCTTTCCCAGTCCTTGCTCGTGTGGGGGCAGTAGCTTACAGATTGGGGTTACCTCAGGGTTCCAGAATCTACCCTGTGTTCCACATTTCTATGTTGAAGAAGAAGTTGGGAGGTTCTCAGGTAGTCATGCTTGCATTGCCATTAGTGGGTCCGGATGATCAAATTCAGGTTGCTCCTGAAATGGTACTCAAGAGGAGAGCCATACTGCGAAACCACCAACCAGTGTCACAAGTCTTGATCAAATGGATCAATCTGGGATTCGAAGAAGCCACTTGGGAGGACCTTGATTTCATCAAACACCAGTTTCCAAACTTCCATCCTTGA